A portion of the Mycoplasma sp. (ex Biomphalaria glabrata) genome contains these proteins:
- the efp gene encoding elongation factor P has translation MINVNDFKPGITFEMDGGIFMVLESQHSQSGRGQAHVKAKLKNLRTGSNISYTFTGGDKVKPAFIDRKKMNYLYNDGQIYYFMDNETYEQIEIDAKRMEWNKNFLKEGNNVEITTYNSEILGVVLPLRVELTVAEAEDAVKGNSTSNPQKSAVLETGYKIQVPIFIKSGEKVIVDTVDGVYVSRA, from the coding sequence ATGATAAACGTAAATGATTTTAAACCTGGGATAACATTTGAAATGGATGGAGGAATCTTTATGGTTCTTGAATCTCAACATTCTCAATCAGGTAGAGGACAAGCTCACGTAAAAGCTAAATTAAAAAATTTAAGAACTGGATCTAATATTTCTTATACCTTTACAGGTGGAGATAAAGTTAAACCAGCTTTCATTGATCGTAAAAAAATGAATTACCTATATAATGATGGTCAAATTTATTACTTCATGGATAATGAAACATACGAACAAATTGAAATCGATGCAAAACGTATGGAATGAAATAAAAATTTCTTAAAAGAAGGAAACAACGTTGAAATAACAACATATAACTCTGAAATTTTAGGAGTTGTTTTACCATTGCGTGTTGAATTAACAGTAGCAGAAGCAGAAGATGCTGTAAAAGGAAACTCAACAAGTAATCCTCAAAAATCTGCAGTTCTAGAAACTGGTTATAAAATTCAAGTTCCTATTTTTATTAAATCTGGCGAGAAAGTAATTGTAGACACTGTTGATGGCGTTTACGTGTCTCGTGCTTAG